In a single window of the Zea mays cultivar B73 chromosome 5, Zm-B73-REFERENCE-NAM-5.0, whole genome shotgun sequence genome:
- the LOC100282532 gene encoding DNA-directed RNA polymerases I, II, and III 14.4 kDa polypeptide, giving the protein MADDDYNEIDMGYEDEPPEPEIEEGAEEEPENNEDAPDDVIGGEGEDKEQEKTKRERKTTKYMTKYERARILGTRALQISMNAPVMVELEGETDPLEIAMKELRARKIPFTIRRYLPDGSYEDWGVDELIVEDSWKRQVGGD; this is encoded by the exons ATGGCGGACGACGATTACAACGAAATTGACATGGG GTATGAGGATGAGCCCCCAGAACCGGAGATTGAG GAAGGAGCTGAAGAAGAGCCTGAGAACAACGAAGATGCCCCTGATGACGTCATAGGTGGTGAGGGTGAAGATAaggaacaggaaaagaccaagcgTGAACGCAAAACAACAAAATACATGACGAAGTACGAACGTGCGCGCATCCTGGGTACACGAGCCTTGCAGATAAG CATGAATGCTCCAGTCATGGTTGAGCTTGAGGGTGAAACTGACCCTCTTGAG ATTGCAATGAAGGAGCTGAGAGCGCGCAAGATACCCTTCACGATCAGACGGTACTTACCTGATGGAAG CTATGAAGACTGGGGAGTAGACGAGCTCATTGTGGAGGACTCCTGGAAACGCCAGGTTGGTGGAGACTGA
- the LOC100037827 gene encoding chloroplast post-illumination chlorophyll fluorescence increase protein, translating into MATLSSCSRLSSGTGAAAIRRQPKPTRAGVLFTSRRGSSASVRTAAAAATAAPAAVEQQNTGVSVSLPTWAEFELGRAPVYWKTSNGLPSSPGEGLTLFYNPAASKMAPNDVFGVAFNGGFNQPIMCGGEPRQMTLQVRGKADPPIYTIRIRVPQHATSLIFSFTNGAEWDGPYTLKFRVPKPWQKKPLSFFNEGLADELNREGACDLAIYPDENIAITSCAMDGYLDEGGDRCKLDIVSGCTDPSSDMFDPLATVDDGSCPLESDSEE; encoded by the exons ATGGCCACGCTCTCCTCCTGCAGCCGCCTGAGTAGCGGCACCGGCGCCGCGGCTATCCGCCGGCAGCCGAAGCCGACCCGTGCAGGAGTCCTGTTCACCAGCCGGCGGGGCTCCTCCGCGAGCGTTCGCACGGCCGCCGCCGCTGCCACTGCGGCGCCGGCCGCCGTAGAGCAGCAGAACACGGG GGTGTCGGTGTCGCTGCCGACGTGGGCGGAGTTCGAGCTCGGGCGGGCGCCGGTGTACTGGAAGACCAGCAACGGCCTGCCGTCCTCCCCG GGCGAGGGGCTGACCCTGTTCTACAACCCGGCGGCGAGCAAGATGGCCCCGAACGACGTGTTCGGCGTGGCGTTCAACGGCGGCTTCAACCAGCCCATCATGTGCGGCGGCGAGCCGAGGCAGATGACGCTGCAGGTCCGCGGGAAAGCCGACCCGCCCATCTACACCATCAGGATACGCGTGCCGCAGCACG CCAcaagcttgatcttctccttcaccaACGGGGCCGAGTGGGACGGGCCGTACACCCTCAAGTTCAGGGTCCCGAAGCCATGGCAGAAGAAGCCGCTGAGCTTCTTCAACGAG GGCCTGGCGGACGAGCTCAACAGGGAGGGCGCCTGCGACCTGGCCATCTACCCGGACgagaacatcgccatcaccagctGCGCCATGGACGGCTACCTCGACGAGGGG GGGGATCGGTGCAAGCTGGATATCGTGAGCGGGTGCACGGACCCCAGCTCCGACATGTTCGACCCGCTGGCCACCGTCGACGACGGCTCCTGCCCACTCGAGTCTGATTCCGAGGAATGA
- the LOC100303826 gene encoding uncharacterized protein LOC100303826: protein MPIGSLFVSRLARSSHALPAAAAAAISQAPRPQHIASPIFSGLGAAARDFSSRALWKGAFVDAFLARIKKNRENMNGKKIWSRRSSILPEFVGSTVLIYNGKSHVRCKITEGKVGHKFGEFAFTRRRRPHRTITGKGNQGKGRK from the exons ATGCCGATTGGTTCTCTTTTCGTGTCGAGGCTGGCCAGGTCTAGCCATGCCCtccccgctgccgccgccgcggcCATCTCTCAG GCGCCCAGGCCCCAGCACATCGCATCTCCTATATTCTCCGGCCTTGGAGCAGCGGCTCGTGATTTCAG CTCAAGGGCTCTATGGAAGGGAGCATTCGTCGATGCCTTCCTGGCTAGAATAAAGAAGAACAGAGAAAACATGAATGGGAAGAAGATTTGGTCTCGTAGGTCTTCTATTTTGCCGGAATTTGTTGGTTCCACTGTGCTCATTTACAATGGGAAAAGTCATGTCCGGTGCAAGATCACTGAAGGGAAGGTTGGCCATAAATTTGGAGAGTTTGCTTTTACACGGAGACGAAGGCCCCATCGAACAATAACAGGAAAGGGAAATCAAGGAAAGGGCAGAAAGTAA